Within the Desulforegulaceae bacterium genome, the region GAAAAATTTTTCTGGTAATAAGGACAAAGCTGAAAACCAAGACGTTCAAGCTGTTGATACAAGAACCCGTCTTTGGTATACAGCAAAGTTTTCTGAAGATTTCAAGTTTGTAAATGGATTTGAAATGGACGCTGTTTGGGGTGGGTATGATGGTCTTGATAATACAAAAAAGAGTTATGGACGCGTAGGTACCGATGGTGTAAATGTGCAAATCAAACATTCCTATGTTGATTTTAATCTTGAAAATTTCAATTTTAAAATCGGTGCCCAGCCTGGTTATCTTGCCCGCGGTCTTATAATGGACGAAGATTTTGCTGGTGCAGTAATTACAGGAAACTTTGGTAATGTATCTGTTCCTTTTTACTGGATCAAAAATATTGAAGGTGGGATTGGTAAAGATTATAATGATTTTGACGCTGACACTATCGTAATTGCTCCAGAAATCAAAATTGACAATATGAGAATCAATCCTTTTATTTCATATACTTATATGAATAAGAACTCTTCATATAAAGATGAAAATAATGTAACAAAGTATCATTATGATGTTCTTGGTGAAGGCAGGGATACAAAAAATTTACATGCAGTAAACCTTGGTGTTGATTTTGATTTTGCTTTAAGTGATAATTCTAATCTTTGGTTCACAGGTATTTACCAGTGGGGTGAGTTTGACGTTATAAAAAATGATGAATATAAAGGTCATGACATTTCTGCATACCTAATTGCTTTTGGTGGTAATCTTGATGTTGAAGGAATTGATCTTCATGGACAGTTTTTCTATGCTTCTGGTGACGATAATGGTGAAGATAGAGACAAAGATAACTTCCTAGACCTTACCCAGGGACAGTCCTACTATTGGGCAGAAATCATGGGTTATGGAATGGTTGATAACCAATGGTCAGCAGGTTCTTGTGGAGATAAAATTTCAAATATAATGGCTTTTAACCTTGGTGCTTCAATGTCTCCAATGGAAAAACTTACTGTTGGTGCTGATGTCTGGGCAGCCTGGCTTGCAGAAGATGACGAAAACAAAGAAAATTATCTTGGAACAGAACTAGACCTTTCTGCATCTTATCAGTTAATGGATAATCTTGTTTTTGACGTTGTAGCAGCTTATCTGTTTGCTGGTGATGCAACATCAGATGGAAAGAAAGGTTCAGAGAATGATAAAGATCCATATCAGTTAGCAGCTCAGCTTTCATTCTCATTCTAATAAAACAACTTAAGATTGTTGTTAGTTAGATTAGATAAATAAATTAAGGCTCCTTATTTTAAGGAGCCTTTTTTTATTGGTAAACTAGTTAAATAATTTTAAAGATTAGATTTTATTTAAACATCAGAAAGATAAATTTATTTAGCCAAGCTTTTTAGTAATCATTGGATTTACAAGTTTAGGATTTGCTTTTCCTTTGGTTTCCTTCATAACCTGTCCCATGAAAAAGCTTATCAGCTTTTTATTCCCTGATTTATATTTTTCCACTTCTTCAGGGTTTTGGGCAAGAATTTTATCAACCACAGCTTCAAGCTCACCTTCATCAGAAACCTGCTCAAGTCCTTTTTTCTTTATAATTTCATTGGGAGATTTTTGAGAAGATATACAGTCATTAAAAATTTCTTTCCCTGTTTTATCATTAATTTTTCCATCTTTAACTGCCAGAATAATTTCAGCCATAAATTTTGGTGAAATTTCTGATTTATCAGCTTCAATGTTTTTTTCTTTAAGATAAGATAAAAATGTTCCAAGAATCCAGTTTGCTGAAAGCTTTGAATCATTAACAGATTTGTTGGATTTTTCAAAAAACTCTGAAAGTTCCCTTGAAGAAGTAAGGGTTTCTGCCTGCTGATCTGAAAGATTTAATTTTTCTATAAATCTTTTTTTCTTTTCTTCTGGAAGTTCTGGAATTGTTTGTTTAATTTCGTTTTTCCATTCTTCACTTATTTCAATTGGCATAAGATCAGGATCTGGAAAATATCTATAATCATTGGCTTCTTCTTTTCCCCTCATTGAAAAGGTTTTAAATTTTTCAGGGTTCCAAAGCCTTGTTTCCTGAACAATGCTTTGTCCGTCTTCTATAAGAGCAATATGTCTTGCTATTTCATGCTCAATTCCATTTTCAACATGGCGAAAAGAGTTTAAATTTTTAATTTCTGTTCTTGTTCCAAGCTTTGTAGTTCCCTTTGGCCTGACAGACACATTGGCATCACACCTAAAACTTCCTTCTTCCATATTTCCGTCTGTAATCTGAAGGTACTTAACTATTGAATGGAGTTGTCTTAAATAATTTCCAGCTTCTTTAGCTGAGCCTATTTCAGGTTCGCTTACTATTTCAATCAGCGGAGTTCCAGCCCTGTTTAAATCTACATAGCTTACAGGATTTGATGGATCATGGATAAGTTTGCCTGCATCTTCTTCCATATGAATTCTTGTGATTCCTATTTTCTTTTTCTCATTTGTTAAGTCAGAATCAATTTCAAGATAACCTGAAAGTGCCAGGGGAAGATCCAGCTGTGAAATCTGATATCCCTTGGGAAGGTCAGGGTAAAAATAGTTTTTTCTTGCAAATACAGCTTTGGCCTGGACCTGGCAGTTTGTTGCTAGGGAAGCCATTATTGCAAATTCCACAGCTTTTTTGTTTAGTACAGGAAGGGTTCCTGGCATTGCAAGGCAGATTGGACAGGTAAACTCGTTTGGTTTGCTTCCAAATTCAGCAGGACAGCTGCAAAAAATTTTGGTGTTGGTTTTAAGTTGAACATGAACTTCAAGACCTATTACAGGTTCAAATTCCATTTTTAATCCTTAAATTATTTATTATTTTGTGGTTAAAGTATACAAAATCTGAAATCTTAGAATTGCCAACAGACTGGCAATCTATTAATTTAAAAAAGGTTGTTCCTGATTTCAAGTATTATTTTAAAAAAGAGGTGTCAATACAAAAGCCTAGTTTTATTGTTACTTAAACCCGAATTGATTAATTTTCAAGTAAGCAGCCAATAATAAAATTTATTTAGGAATTTAAATGGAATATTTTATCAGTTTATTAGGAATGGTTCTTGTGGTTGAAGGTCTTGTTTATTCTTTGTTTCCTTCAGGACTTAAAAAAATTGTTATAATGGTGTTATCCATGGAAGAAAAACAAATTAGAACCATGGGGATAACTTTTATGTTAATCGGCACTTTTATTGTCTGGGCTGCCAATGCCTGAATTGTAAATATATATAAAAAACAGAAACTTATTTTTTTAGCTGCTTGATATTTCTTAATAGATATGGTATATATACTTTTTGGTAAATTGGCATTAATCTCAAAGAAATGGTGGCAAAATGGAAGAAAAAGAGATGGTTCAAGCTTCATCAAAAACTTTTTCCGTAGGGGAGCTTGCTGTTTACCCTGCTCATGGTGTTGGACGAATTGAGTCCATAGAAACCAAGGAGATAGGCGGAACCAAACAGGATTTTTATATATTAAAAATTCTTGAAAATGGAATGGTTATAATGATCCCCACTGTAAATGTGGATTCAGTTGGATTAAGAGATGTTATTGAGGAAAGTGACATTGCTAAAATTTATGAAGTTATGCAAGACACTGATTCAATGACAGGGGAAACTCAGACATGGAATAGACGTTATAGAGAGTATATGGATAAACTTAAGACCGGCTCTATCTATGATGTGGCCGAAGTTTTCAGAGATCTCTTTCTCTTAAGAATTACCAAGGATTTATCTTTTGGAGAAAGAAAGCTTCTTGATACAGCCCAAAGTCTTCTTCTTAAAGAACTTTGTCTGGCAAGAAATTCAGATGAAGAAACAATGATGGCAGAAATTGAAAATCTTTTTGCAGATGAACTGGCAGAAGAGCCAAAAGAATCATAAACAAATCTTTTAAAGTTTGATTTTAGCTCAAACCGATCCTGTTCCCGATATGAATACATTTGAAAACCCAAAAGCCTCACAAGGCTCAGTGTTTGAGCTTTTAGTAACTCCCGAAGATGAAAGAAAAAGAATTGATGTTTTTCTTTGTACAAACTTAGACTGCTCAAGAAACTTTGCTTCAAATCTTGTTTCAGATAAAAAAGTTTTTGTAAATGGTGAAAATGTCAAGGCTTCCTACAAGATAAAAATAAACGATAAAATTTCTGGCCGGGTTCCCAAAATCCGGCCAATTATTCCCAAACCTGAAAATCTTTCACTTGATATTATTTATGATGATAAATACATTTCAATAATTAATAAGCCCCCTAAAATGGTTGTTCACCCAGCTCCGGGACATTTGTCATCCACCCTTGTAAACGGGATTTTATATGAATTTGAAAATATGGATTTTTCTTTTAACTCCCTAAGACCTGGAATTGTTCACAGGCTTGATAAAGATACCAGCGGTGCTATTGTTATAGCAAAAACTCAAAAAATACAAAAAGAGCTGGAGCAAAGCTTTAAAAATAGGGAAGTTGTAAAAAAATATTTTGTCCTTGTCCATGGAAATCCCCCTGAAAAATTTATTGTGGAAAAGCCAATTGGCAGGCATTTGACCAAAAGAAAAAAAATGTCTGTATCTTTTGAAAATGGAAGAGATGCCTTAAGTTATTTTAAGGTTATCAATTGTTTTGGGGATATTTCCCTTTTAGAAGCTGATATAATCACAGGGCGAACCCATCAGATTAGAGTTCATTTATCGTCAGAGGGTTTTCCTGTTTTAGGTGATGAGCTTTATGGATACAAACATCCAATGAAACATTTAAGTGATAAGAGCAGGGCAATTGTAAAAAAACATCTTTCCCGTCAAATGCTTCATTCTGCTTTTCTTTCCTTTAATCATCCCTATACAAAAGAAAAAGTAAGTTTTGAAGCAGATTTTTTTGAAGATATGAAAAAAATAATAAGTGAATTAAAAACCTGAAAAACTAGCTATGGAAAAAAAAGTTTTTATAAACATTGATAAAAATAGAAATACTTCTGCAATTATAAATCTGCCTTTGTCAAAGGGCTGTTTTTCAGGATTTGTATTTGTAATTGCCCATGGCTCAAGTAATGATAAAAATCATGAGCTTATTAAAGGGGTTTCTGAAATTTATTCTTTAAACGGAGCAAAAACAATTAGGTTTAATTTTTTGTTTAGAGAAGAAAATAAGTTTTCAGGGGATATAAAAAAGGATAATTCTTTAACCTATTTAAAAGTCTTTGAATATGCAAAATCAAGGCTTGCTTCTAAAAATGACTTTGTTTTTGCCTGTGGAAAATCCCTTGGGGCAAAAGTTGGAGCAGAGCTTATTTCTTCAAAGCTTATTTTTCCCCATGGATTTATTTCCTTTGGATATCCTCTTCATTCCAAAAGCTGTTTTTTAAACTTAAAGCTTGATCCTTTAAAAAATATTTTTGTTCCTTCAATTTTTTTTACAGGAGAATTTGATCCTCTTTGTAAAAAAGAACTTCTTTCAAGGGGTTTGGCTGAACTTAAAATTAATTCAAAAATTTATT harbors:
- a CDS encoding RluA family pseudouridine synthase is translated as MNTFENPKASQGSVFELLVTPEDERKRIDVFLCTNLDCSRNFASNLVSDKKVFVNGENVKASYKIKINDKISGRVPKIRPIIPKPENLSLDIIYDDKYISIINKPPKMVVHPAPGHLSSTLVNGILYEFENMDFSFNSLRPGIVHRLDKDTSGAIVIAKTQKIQKELEQSFKNREVVKKYFVLVHGNPPEKFIVEKPIGRHLTKRKKMSVSFENGRDALSYFKVINCFGDISLLEADIITGRTHQIRVHLSSEGFPVLGDELYGYKHPMKHLSDKSRAIVKKHLSRQMLHSAFLSFNHPYTKEKVSFEADFFEDMKKIISELKT
- a CDS encoding CarD family transcriptional regulator, translating into MEEKEMVQASSKTFSVGELAVYPAHGVGRIESIETKEIGGTKQDFYILKILENGMVIMIPTVNVDSVGLRDVIEESDIAKIYEVMQDTDSMTGETQTWNRRYREYMDKLKTGSIYDVAEVFRDLFLLRITKDLSFGERKLLDTAQSLLLKELCLARNSDEETMMAEIENLFADELAEEPKES
- a CDS encoding DUF2065 domain-containing protein; this encodes MEYFISLLGMVLVVEGLVYSLFPSGLKKIVIMVLSMEEKQIRTMGITFMLIGTFIVWAANA
- the gatB gene encoding Asp-tRNA(Asn)/Glu-tRNA(Gln) amidotransferase subunit GatB, encoding MEFEPVIGLEVHVQLKTNTKIFCSCPAEFGSKPNEFTCPICLAMPGTLPVLNKKAVEFAIMASLATNCQVQAKAVFARKNYFYPDLPKGYQISQLDLPLALSGYLEIDSDLTNEKKKIGITRIHMEEDAGKLIHDPSNPVSYVDLNRAGTPLIEIVSEPEIGSAKEAGNYLRQLHSIVKYLQITDGNMEEGSFRCDANVSVRPKGTTKLGTRTEIKNLNSFRHVENGIEHEIARHIALIEDGQSIVQETRLWNPEKFKTFSMRGKEEANDYRYFPDPDLMPIEISEEWKNEIKQTIPELPEEKKKRFIEKLNLSDQQAETLTSSRELSEFFEKSNKSVNDSKLSANWILGTFLSYLKEKNIEADKSEISPKFMAEIILAVKDGKINDKTGKEIFNDCISSQKSPNEIIKKKGLEQVSDEGELEAVVDKILAQNPEEVEKYKSGNKKLISFFMGQVMKETKGKANPKLVNPMITKKLG